From a region of the Synechococcus sp. PCC 7502 genome:
- a CDS encoding Gfo/Idh/MocA family protein — protein sequence MQKIERNQIIKWGILGTGKIAEQFAEQLVKIKAAKLIGVASRQFENAQKFCQKFEGVKAHNSYESLCQDIEIDVVYVSTPTHMHSYHCHLVLDANKALLCEKPFTCSYDEALAVIRKAQQKQLFCMEAMWMRFNPCIQMAKQAIDENKIGNIRTLHAELGYQKDPNLLDTRLKGRGASLAFGCYTVSLVIYFFGKPDTVSSHIIPNSQGGDETGALLLNYPDKVASVFYSEGATLSNKVSIYAQEGSLHIDDSFINAPSLDIVSLKDIQSRSITERLQIRLNRIFNKINSIINHGNSVNKYNNIGFRSEAEEVIKCLYLGLLESKTMPLNETLSTHHILDRILIY from the coding sequence GTGCAAAAAATTGAGAGAAATCAAATAATTAAATGGGGAATTCTAGGCACAGGAAAGATTGCCGAGCAGTTTGCTGAACAATTAGTTAAAATTAAAGCCGCTAAGTTGATAGGAGTAGCATCTAGGCAGTTTGAGAATGCTCAAAAGTTCTGTCAGAAGTTTGAGGGTGTAAAAGCACATAATAGTTATGAATCTCTGTGCCAAGATATAGAGATTGACGTTGTTTACGTCTCTACTCCAACTCATATGCACTCTTATCATTGTCATCTTGTATTAGACGCAAATAAAGCTCTTCTGTGTGAGAAACCCTTTACCTGTAGTTACGACGAAGCTCTAGCTGTTATTCGCAAGGCTCAGCAGAAACAACTTTTTTGTATGGAAGCAATGTGGATGCGTTTTAACCCTTGTATTCAGATGGCTAAACAAGCAATTGATGAAAATAAGATTGGGAATATCCGCACGTTACATGCTGAACTTGGGTATCAAAAAGACCCGAATCTTTTAGATACTCGATTGAAAGGTCGTGGAGCTTCTCTTGCGTTTGGTTGTTATACAGTTTCCTTAGTCATATATTTTTTTGGCAAACCAGATACCGTATCTTCACATATCATTCCCAATTCTCAAGGAGGTGATGAAACTGGGGCATTGCTGCTTAACTATCCAGATAAAGTTGCCAGTGTGTTTTACAGTGAAGGTGCTACTTTATCCAATAAGGTTTCTATCTATGCTCAAGAAGGTAGCCTGCATATTGATGACTCATTTATAAATGCCCCTTCTCTTGATATTGTTAGCCTGAAGGATATTCAATCACGATCTATTACTGAGCGGTTACAAATTAGACTTAATAGAATATTTAATAAAATAAATTCGATTATTAATCACGGTAATTCTGTTAATAAATATAATAATATTGGCTTTCGATCTGAAGCGGAAGAAGTGATTAAATGCTTATATTTAGGATTACTAGAAAGTAAAACTATGCCTTTAAATGAGACGTTGTCTACCCACCATATTTTAGATCGAATCTTAATTTATTAG
- a CDS encoding response regulator produces MVLSDVEMPRLDGYGLLTQIKNDPCLQNLPVAILTSLSGDKHRELVLSLGAAAYFSKPFVEEELTQCLKQLASSAFFQ; encoded by the coding sequence GTGGTTTTATCAGATGTAGAAATGCCCCGACTGGATGGCTATGGATTGCTTACACAGATCAAGAATGATCCCTGCCTCCAGAACTTACCTGTAGCTATACTTACTTCTCTTAGTGGAGATAAACATCGTGAATTAGTTTTAAGCCTAGGCGCAGCAGCATACTTTAGTAAACCCTTTGTCGAAGAAGAATTAACTCAATGCCTCAAACAACTAGCATCTTCAGCATTTTTTCAGTAA
- a CDS encoding response regulator → MNLSVSFEIRVAIAANGQTVPILNMQIFGQNSSPSKPTNKQEISSPTSENSILVVDDSINVRRYLALLLKKAGFKVD, encoded by the coding sequence TTGAATTTATCAGTAAGCTTTGAAATTAGGGTTGCGATCGCTGCTAACGGGCAAACTGTTCCCATTTTAAATATGCAAATCTTCGGACAAAATTCTAGTCCCTCAAAGCCTACTAATAAACAAGAAATTAGTTCTCCTACCTCCGAAAATTCTATCCTAGTCGTAGATGATTCCATTAATGTCCGTCGTTACCTAGCATTGCTCCTAAAAAAAGCTGGATTTAAAGTAGATTAG
- the galT gene encoding galactose-1-phosphate uridylyltransferase, with amino-acid sequence MSGSHIRLNRATREWVIYSPVRRKRPQEFQNNHSELVEAVHNEHQHPDNTSSDHCPFCQPDMDESILLEIPDSTGTTGSNWLTRIVQNKYPALSPDVDPKRSHSGIYMELPGYGHHEMVIESPDHNQTLATMSLEAVTAVIESYHQRYLKLIQFRKNLFIMIFRNHGKAAGASLHHPHSQIIATPIVPRRQRWLEDEAQRYFDEWGTCAYCDMLEFEMSDRHRVIATNDEFLAFIPYAAEVPFEILILPRLHSADFGNISPSQTLAFAQILKEVLSRLYIKLNNPAYNYAIVTAARFKVNEPHLHWYCQIRPYLTTPAGFEMGSGIRINPSLPEADAIFLNAI; translated from the coding sequence ATGAGTGGTAGCCATATCAGATTAAATCGAGCTACCCGTGAATGGGTTATCTATTCACCAGTTCGCCGTAAACGTCCCCAAGAATTTCAGAATAATCACTCGGAATTAGTTGAAGCAGTTCATAACGAACACCAGCACCCTGATAATACATCTAGTGATCATTGTCCATTTTGTCAGCCCGATATGGATGAATCAATCTTACTGGAAATTCCTGACTCTACAGGTACTACAGGAAGTAATTGGCTAACTCGCATTGTGCAAAATAAATATCCTGCGCTATCCCCAGATGTTGACCCCAAGCGATCGCACTCAGGAATTTACATGGAACTGCCCGGTTATGGGCATCACGAAATGGTGATCGAAAGTCCAGACCATAATCAAACCCTAGCTACCATGTCTCTAGAAGCAGTGACGGCTGTGATTGAGAGTTATCATCAACGCTACCTAAAACTAATTCAATTTCGCAAAAACCTCTTTATTATGATTTTTCGGAATCATGGCAAAGCAGCAGGGGCTTCTCTCCATCATCCCCATTCCCAGATTATTGCCACCCCTATTGTGCCTCGAAGACAGCGTTGGTTAGAGGATGAGGCTCAGCGTTATTTTGACGAATGGGGAACCTGTGCTTACTGCGATATGTTGGAATTTGAAATGAGCGATCGCCATCGGGTTATTGCTACTAATGATGAGTTTTTAGCATTTATTCCCTATGCGGCTGAAGTCCCCTTTGAAATCCTGATTTTACCCCGATTACATAGTGCTGATTTTGGTAATATCTCTCCATCCCAAACTCTTGCTTTTGCCCAAATTCTGAAAGAGGTGCTATCCCGACTCTATATCAAGCTGAATAATCCTGCCTATAACTATGCGATCGTTACTGCTGCCCGATTTAAGGTCAATGAGCCGCATTTGCATTGGTACTGTCAAATTCGCCCTTACCTAACCACGCCTGCGGGTTTTGAAATGGGGTCTGGGATCAGAATTAATCCCTCCTTACCTGAAGCCGATGCGATTTTTTTGAATGCAATTTGA
- a CDS encoding branched-chain amino acid ABC transporter permease, with product MDTTAFFQQFLNGISIGSVYAIFALGYTLVFSVLGMINFAHGAVFTLGAYFTYVLAGGKFGFNGLLANLALPFSFPFAIALVLGSLLAGFAAVVVEFLAFRPLRLQNSDPLLTLVSSLGIAVVIVNLIQNLVGSEIYTFPSYIYGNLPAAVNFGTSDRPISIRTVQIIIFVISAIIVSVLTYVIKLTKLGKALQAVAEDATTAQLLGINTEGIIIFTFFLSGFLAGVAGTLVGSSAGITPYLGISMGLKGLGVIVLGGLGNVPGAVLGGLVIGLAEAFVPSEYSGYKEAIAFGFLFIVLLVRPQGLLGKIFVQKV from the coding sequence ATGGATACTACAGCATTTTTTCAACAATTTCTGAATGGCATATCGATTGGCAGTGTCTATGCAATTTTTGCCCTTGGCTATACCTTAGTATTTTCAGTTTTAGGAATGATTAACTTTGCCCATGGTGCAGTTTTTACCCTAGGAGCATACTTTACCTATGTGCTTGCGGGTGGGAAATTTGGGTTTAATGGCTTATTGGCAAATTTGGCTTTACCTTTTAGTTTTCCTTTTGCGATCGCCTTGGTTTTGGGTAGCCTATTGGCAGGATTTGCGGCAGTAGTAGTAGAGTTCTTAGCTTTTAGACCATTGCGACTCCAAAATAGTGATCCATTACTAACTTTGGTATCGAGTTTAGGCATAGCCGTAGTTATCGTCAATCTCATTCAAAATCTAGTAGGCTCCGAGATTTATACCTTTCCTAGTTATATTTATGGGAACTTGCCTGCGGCTGTTAACTTTGGGACTAGCGATCGCCCCATTAGTATTCGCACTGTCCAGATCATTATTTTTGTAATTTCAGCCATAATTGTTTCTGTCCTGACCTACGTTATTAAGTTGACAAAGTTGGGTAAAGCACTACAAGCTGTGGCTGAAGATGCAACTACGGCTCAACTATTAGGGATCAATACAGAAGGGATTATCATTTTTACTTTTTTCCTTAGTGGGTTTCTGGCGGGAGTAGCTGGAACCTTAGTTGGCTCTAGTGCTGGAATTACTCCGTATTTGGGAATTTCCATGGGCTTAAAAGGATTAGGGGTGATTGTTTTAGGAGGTTTAGGTAATGTTCCCGGTGCTGTACTTGGGGGCTTAGTGATTGGTTTAGCTGAGGCATTTGTACCTTCAGAATATTCGGGATATAAAGAAGCGATCGCCTTTGGTTTTTTATTTATAGTGCTGTTGGTGCGTCCTCAAGGGTTGTTGGGAAAGATATTTGTTCAAAAAGTTTAA
- a CDS encoding SIMPL domain-containing protein, which yields MRYLTPIILSLAVWISLPIATSVKAQDNSQIYAQDRLQVNADSKNERILTVSGRGERAVKTTKARIQIGVNIEAKTAIAAQTEVARQANSIISRLQQLGVEKLQTTSIQLSPKYVYENNRQRQDGFTGQTSVSFLVAIEKAGVTLDAAVASGANQIDQLSFIATDQELNDAKQLALQDAVKDAQTQSNTVLKTLGFTPKSIKTITISNSAIAFPVIQAETLAKVANSIPILGGEQKVDASVTLQITY from the coding sequence ATGCGCTACTTAACTCCAATTATTCTGAGTTTGGCTGTTTGGATCAGCTTACCGATCGCCACATCCGTAAAGGCTCAAGATAATTCACAAATTTATGCACAGGATAGGTTACAAGTAAATGCAGACAGTAAAAATGAGCGGATTCTAACGGTTTCGGGTCGAGGCGAAAGGGCAGTTAAAACCACTAAAGCCCGCATTCAGATTGGGGTAAATATTGAGGCAAAAACAGCGATCGCCGCTCAAACAGAAGTAGCACGTCAAGCCAATAGTATTATTTCCCGATTACAACAACTGGGCGTTGAAAAACTACAAACCACCAGCATTCAACTTAGTCCCAAATATGTCTATGAAAACAATCGTCAACGTCAGGATGGATTTACGGGACAAACTAGTGTCAGTTTTTTAGTAGCGATCGAAAAAGCAGGTGTAACCCTTGATGCCGCAGTTGCCTCTGGGGCAAACCAAATTGACCAACTTAGCTTCATTGCCACAGATCAAGAATTAAATGATGCCAAACAACTTGCCCTCCAAGATGCGGTCAAAGATGCCCAAACTCAGTCTAATACTGTTTTAAAGACTCTAGGTTTTACGCCTAAATCTATCAAAACTATTACGATCAGTAATTCAGCGATCGCTTTTCCCGTTATCCAAGCAGAAACATTGGCTAAGGTTGCTAATTCTATACCTATTTTGGGCGGGGAACAAAAGGTCGATGCCTCGGTGACTTTGCAAATTACTTATTAG
- the tilS gene encoding tRNA lysidine(34) synthetase TilS, protein MLRKILRVKLNRVIPQLLPKSSHILIAVSGGQDSLCLAQLLIFAQIKWQWQLAIAHCDHRWRLDSRDNALHVQKLATDWGVPFYLRTAKIQIESEAKAREWRYQMLAEMAREANCQVVVTGHTASDRAETLLYNLVRGSGTDGLQSLGWQRPLSSDMQLVRPLLNISRQETADFCQELKLAIWEDSTNHSLCYKRNRIREELIPYLCQYFNPAVEKALSQTAELLSADVEYLEAQAHKFWQEREPKINRVELQQQAKAIQRRAIHQFLSYFLLRSPDFSHVERLILLLSAPNRSHSSPLAGGWQAEVEHPFIYLRQVN, encoded by the coding sequence GTGCTTAGAAAAATTCTCAGGGTTAAACTAAATCGGGTAATACCCCAACTTCTACCCAAGTCATCACATATTTTAATTGCCGTTTCTGGGGGGCAGGATTCTTTATGTCTAGCCCAACTCCTAATCTTTGCTCAGATTAAATGGCAATGGCAGTTAGCGATCGCCCATTGTGATCATCGGTGGAGACTTGATTCGAGGGATAACGCCCTACATGTGCAGAAATTGGCAACGGATTGGGGGGTACCTTTTTATTTACGCACCGCAAAAATCCAGATTGAAAGCGAAGCAAAAGCCCGAGAGTGGAGATACCAAATGTTGGCGGAGATGGCTAGAGAGGCAAATTGTCAGGTTGTGGTGACTGGGCATACGGCTAGCGATCGGGCGGAAACACTTTTATATAATCTCGTGCGTGGCAGTGGTACCGATGGCTTACAGTCTTTGGGATGGCAACGTCCTTTAAGTTCTGATATGCAATTGGTTAGACCTTTATTAAATATTAGTCGCCAAGAGACAGCAGATTTCTGTCAAGAGCTTAAGCTGGCAATATGGGAAGACAGTACCAATCATAGTCTTTGCTATAAACGGAATCGGATTCGTGAAGAACTTATTCCCTACCTATGCCAGTATTTTAATCCTGCTGTAGAAAAAGCTTTGTCCCAAACGGCAGAACTTTTAAGTGCTGATGTTGAGTACCTTGAGGCTCAAGCTCATAAATTTTGGCAAGAGCGGGAACCTAAAATCAATCGGGTTGAATTACAACAGCAAGCAAAAGCGATTCAACGCCGTGCCATTCATCAGTTTTTAAGCTACTTTCTACTGCGCAGTCCAGATTTTAGTCATGTGGAGAGATTAATACTATTGCTATCTGCCCCAAATCGTTCCCATAGTTCTCCTTTGGCAGGAGGTTGGCAGGCGGAGGTAGAGCATCCATTTATTTATTTACGCCAAGTTAATTAA
- a CDS encoding ATP--corrinoid adenosyltransferase: MVAQIQTTPDLKPTAKKLSMSASQGLVQIFTAPERTFYVDVFAQALRLGGQGRSVLIAQFFKGGINQGVDSPRKLGQNLTWFRGNLSRSIEADMQLTELESTAILDLWTHVKEHIATGDYELIILDELNLAVERSLVSQSEIIETLTNRPRQVDVILTGANMPISLISIADQVTQRRR, from the coding sequence ATGGTTGCCCAAATCCAAACTACCCCCGATCTTAAACCAACTGCGAAGAAATTATCTATGTCTGCTAGTCAAGGATTAGTGCAAATCTTTACTGCTCCTGAACGTACATTTTATGTGGATGTATTTGCTCAGGCTTTGCGACTGGGAGGACAGGGAAGATCGGTGTTAATTGCCCAATTTTTTAAAGGTGGCATAAATCAAGGAGTTGACTCACCACGTAAATTAGGTCAAAACTTGACATGGTTTCGGGGCAATCTCAGTCGGAGTATTGAAGCTGATATGCAGTTAACAGAGCTTGAAAGCACTGCTATTTTAGATTTATGGACTCATGTTAAAGAGCATATTGCTACTGGAGACTATGAGTTGATTATTTTAGATGAGCTAAATTTAGCTGTGGAGCGATCGCTGGTTTCCCAGTCCGAAATTATAGAGACCTTAACTAATCGTCCACGTCAAGTTGATGTTATTTTGACAGGAGCAAATATGCCCATAAGCTTAATTAGTATTGCTGATCAGGTAACCCAACGCCGCCGCTAA